Proteins encoded within one genomic window of Deinococcus metallilatus:
- a CDS encoding ParB/RepB/Spo0J family partition protein has protein sequence MTLSGHLFGAPLHTEIRMVPVGLIEEPDTLEVNPGIERLGVMQSVLLGPSGNPERPYRIVDGRRRVRSALRYGIEQIPALVTDGTPGQIAAASAILNAARSSNPLDEARNWQTALEEGQFGDVQELAAHVRVSVQTIRKRLRLLALPEDLLAHIGISIAEGVAERMANLAPQYREQAIRAAERRLDAGEKFTAADLKASQTARTADFEESLAPLFRTEPLLEVSRDPLTELVQEVKRLAALSGIELPALVRALSGAMPGMNEPLSASAEPPASPHPTVCPRPGRVNLGLHHPRGLP, from the coding sequence ATGACCCTCTCGGGACATCTCTTCGGCGCGCCACTTCACACCGAAATCCGAATGGTGCCCGTCGGACTGATCGAGGAACCCGACACCCTGGAGGTGAACCCCGGGATCGAGCGACTCGGCGTGATGCAGAGCGTTCTGCTTGGGCCCAGCGGTAATCCCGAGCGTCCCTACCGGATCGTGGACGGCAGGCGCCGGGTCCGCAGTGCGCTCAGGTACGGCATTGAGCAGATCCCTGCCCTCGTCACGGACGGGACCCCCGGGCAGATCGCCGCCGCGAGTGCGATCCTGAACGCTGCCCGCTCCAGCAATCCGCTCGACGAGGCCCGCAACTGGCAGACCGCTCTGGAGGAGGGGCAGTTCGGTGACGTGCAGGAACTCGCGGCCCACGTTCGGGTCAGCGTGCAGACCATCCGCAAACGCCTGAGGCTGCTCGCCCTGCCCGAAGACCTCCTCGCGCACATTGGCATCAGCATCGCCGAAGGTGTGGCGGAACGCATGGCGAACCTCGCGCCCCAGTACCGCGAGCAGGCGATCCGGGCGGCCGAACGCCGACTGGACGCGGGGGAGAAGTTCACCGCCGCTGACCTGAAGGCGAGCCAGACTGCCCGCACCGCGGATTTCGAGGAGAGCCTCGCCCCGCTCTTCCGCACCGAGCCCCTGCTGGAGGTCTCCCGCGACCCCCTGACCGAACTGGTGCAGGAGGTCAAGCGGCTGGCGGCGCTGAGCGGCATTGAACTTCCCGCGCTGGTTCGGGCCCTGTCAGGAGCGATGCCGGGCATGAACGAACCGTTGTCCGCCTCAGCGGAGCCACCCGCATCCCCGCATCCGACCGTGTGTCCTCGCCCCGGCCGTGTGAATCTCGGCCTGCACCACCCGAGGGGACTGCCGTGA
- a CDS encoding ParB/RepB/Spo0J family partition protein, with product MGEVQQLPIDALRPNSRQPRRFFNEESLKALAESLRQEGVLQPLMVRPLEDGHFEIVYGERRWRAARLAGLPSVPARVRTLTDSQVELLAAVENLQREDLNRYDEVSYKLRLVAALFETTPEEAIRRLKELRRQPESHPEQVAQLEHLFTQLGREKWPSFVTNGLPALRLPETLVEAVQTGALEYTKALLIARAPQEHHEALLKRTLEEEHSHASLTDIVAQLKPTARGDADAQLLSLRRKISPRRLGKLPQKQRAEAERLIRRLHELLRD from the coding sequence GTGGGAGAGGTTCAGCAGCTCCCCATCGATGCCCTGCGGCCCAACTCACGGCAGCCCCGGCGGTTCTTCAACGAGGAGAGCCTGAAGGCGCTCGCCGAAAGCCTTCGCCAGGAGGGCGTCCTCCAGCCGCTCATGGTGCGGCCGCTGGAGGATGGGCACTTCGAGATCGTGTACGGAGAGCGCCGCTGGCGTGCCGCCCGGCTCGCCGGACTCCCGAGTGTTCCCGCCCGGGTCCGCACCCTGACCGACTCGCAAGTCGAACTTCTGGCCGCCGTCGAGAACCTGCAACGTGAGGACCTCAACCGTTACGACGAGGTGAGCTACAAGTTGCGCCTGGTCGCGGCCCTGTTCGAGACGACACCCGAGGAGGCGATCCGGCGTCTCAAGGAGCTGCGCCGCCAGCCGGAGAGTCACCCTGAGCAGGTCGCTCAGCTCGAACACCTCTTCACCCAGCTCGGTCGTGAGAAATGGCCATCCTTCGTCACCAACGGGCTCCCCGCCCTGCGGTTGCCGGAGACCCTGGTCGAGGCCGTGCAGACGGGGGCCCTCGAATACACCAAGGCGCTGCTGATCGCCCGCGCTCCGCAGGAGCATCACGAGGCCCTCCTGAAGCGGACGCTGGAAGAAGAACACAGCCATGCCTCGCTCACGGACATCGTGGCCCAGCTCAAACCCACCGCCCGCGGGGACGCCGACGCGCAACTCCTGAGCCTGCGCCGGAAGATTTCCCCCAGGCGGCTGGGGAAGCTCCCGCAGAAGCAGCGCGCGGAAGCTGAGCGGCTGATTCGCCGACTGCACGAACTGCTGAGGGACTGA
- a CDS encoding type II toxin-antitoxin system prevent-host-death family antitoxin — MAPKTVGIRALREELPEMLRQVGTTGQPLVVTKHGEAVATIVPGAAVEPPDADAPRIIAVVSLKGGVGKTTLTMHLAAAIAQERDQVVVLDADEEVSAFRWQQHAAAEGLTLPFKVIPAERNTLMRQARELAKTGVTVLIDTPPNNREILKSAATVADVVLVPVLPTGMDVDRLATTLELLADLEAALDNFNYAIILNRFDSRKGMAHEANEALNAHPRLNTVVKSLSAYEKVFGQAPAELSQFHEIWQEIKQALGSGA; from the coding sequence ATGGCACCCAAAACCGTTGGGATACGTGCACTCCGCGAGGAGCTCCCGGAGATGTTGCGTCAGGTGGGAACAACCGGGCAGCCGCTGGTCGTGACCAAGCACGGTGAGGCCGTCGCGACCATCGTCCCTGGTGCTGCCGTCGAACCACCTGACGCCGACGCCCCCCGCATCATCGCGGTGGTCAGTCTGAAGGGGGGCGTGGGCAAAACCACATTGACCATGCACCTCGCGGCTGCGATCGCGCAGGAGCGTGACCAGGTGGTGGTTCTGGACGCCGACGAGGAGGTGAGCGCCTTTCGCTGGCAACAGCATGCGGCTGCCGAGGGGCTGACCCTCCCCTTCAAGGTCATTCCTGCCGAGCGCAACACGCTGATGCGTCAAGCACGCGAGCTGGCCAAGACGGGCGTGACCGTTCTGATCGACACGCCACCCAACAACCGCGAGATCCTCAAGAGTGCCGCCACGGTGGCCGACGTGGTGCTGGTGCCCGTGCTGCCCACCGGTATGGATGTCGACCGCCTCGCCACGACGCTCGAACTCCTGGCCGACCTCGAAGCGGCACTGGACAACTTCAACTACGCGATCATCCTCAACCGGTTCGACTCCCGGAAGGGCATGGCCCACGAGGCGAACGAGGCGCTGAACGCCCATCCGCGCCTGAATACGGTCGTGAAGTCGCTCAGCGCCTACGAGAAGGTCTTCGGACAGGCTCCCGCCGAACTCTCGCAGTTCCACGAGATCTGGCAGGAGATCAAGCAGGCTCTGGGGAGCGGCGCATGA
- a CDS encoding AAA family ATPase, whose protein sequence is MLPPSGSSGERRMRQNTRFVVPTALPVELDRSHVHALISRGVNAKVVLLVAPSGYGKTTALAQWARQQTLPVIWLRLNEEDRDPKTLFTDLAQASALARVRMETWDRVSLLDLSREQLIAALATDLNAHDTDLTFILDGGEHLGSDAARALTNLLTELGKGHRVLIAQHEASPFNAAPFVARGEGLLISANNLAFTPEDTRAAARQFGAQDQASTAVQQQYQGWPAGVMLALHTQQSSMPVPATALVQEVVNTLPPEVRQVLPYLAVLSTWSAEEARSLSIPLPVGWLDAVLRAGLPLTPLGEGKFAPHDVVRELLTRQLKQDLDLWRVLHFKVGQQAEAQGQPYSAVRHYVQAGREDLAMRLAEELVPRWYRAADWLLAREALEPIPNVQLTAPLRSILALALLETGETERGRELAQEQLRSLPTPTAHLTLSLDSYRTGDLPAMIQHIEAGLALATEQRDVIQLLRFKAAYLQGVSRIDEGLAVADEAVQRAEAMGDASLKIATLSIRAYILEQKQERELALRDHERAYQAGQQLGLTNRLMPVVDRMALLYVGKDRITEAVQLLESFLIACERNYPIGVPTTQRRLAQVRHAQGKTDDGVVIARQAFEELLRQENPNTASDALVYFFYTEVLRGQKLEATLAFDRIRVLLGEEKSKLSTISWIRNREANAYLSYVDGRLDDALNYLDEAITENLKVYNVRNVLSELLKAEIRRREGRLTRSDADAVLEALQKRPEDVAEVRMVHPHFEPLLREFVKQGWSTSVFRSLLERCLMTAESAAPQVHLELTTLGRVKAAVNDQEIRLGHVSAVEALVYRVLHPTARQDQLADEVWGGADLKRARQSGHTARSTLNASFREAVKSLGIPIATDLILPSQGRRNPEWVLNTAVQITCDALTIVESRDPKEVLRLYGGPFLPDSASEWAGHYREVIHKHVVQVLHEGAAHVEPHDPQTALAWLVKAADLAQTPEAFERVVRLSRQMGESALTRAAEQAIHSLKAGEVAILSRLYSLN, encoded by the coding sequence ATGCTTCCCCCCTCCGGTTCGTCGGGCGAGCGGCGCATGCGGCAGAACACCAGGTTCGTGGTGCCGACGGCCTTGCCCGTCGAGCTGGACCGCAGCCATGTTCATGCCCTGATTAGCCGTGGGGTAAATGCGAAGGTCGTGTTGCTGGTCGCGCCGTCCGGGTACGGCAAGACCACGGCCCTAGCCCAGTGGGCCAGGCAACAGACGCTGCCGGTGATCTGGCTTCGGTTGAACGAAGAGGACAGGGACCCCAAGACCCTCTTCACCGATCTTGCGCAGGCCAGTGCGCTCGCCAGAGTCAGAATGGAAACCTGGGACCGGGTGAGCCTCCTCGACCTGAGCCGGGAACAACTCATCGCCGCCTTGGCAACCGACCTGAACGCCCACGACACCGATCTGACCTTCATTCTGGACGGTGGGGAACACTTGGGGAGTGACGCGGCGCGCGCCCTCACCAATCTGCTTACCGAGCTTGGCAAGGGCCACCGGGTCCTCATCGCGCAACATGAGGCCTCCCCATTCAACGCTGCGCCGTTCGTCGCTCGTGGAGAAGGTCTGCTGATTTCGGCCAATAACCTAGCCTTTACCCCAGAGGACACCAGGGCGGCAGCCCGGCAGTTCGGCGCGCAGGACCAGGCCTCCACAGCCGTGCAGCAGCAGTACCAGGGCTGGCCTGCGGGGGTCATGCTGGCTCTGCACACCCAACAGTCTTCTATGCCTGTCCCGGCCACCGCACTCGTGCAGGAAGTGGTGAACACACTGCCCCCGGAGGTCAGGCAGGTGCTCCCATACCTGGCCGTCCTGAGTACCTGGAGTGCCGAGGAGGCACGAAGTCTGAGCATTCCGCTTCCGGTGGGCTGGCTGGACGCCGTACTGCGAGCCGGACTCCCCCTCACACCGTTGGGTGAGGGAAAATTCGCACCGCACGATGTGGTACGCGAGTTGTTAACCCGGCAGTTGAAACAGGATCTGGATTTATGGCGAGTGCTGCATTTCAAGGTGGGCCAGCAGGCAGAGGCACAGGGGCAGCCCTACAGCGCGGTACGACATTACGTACAGGCTGGACGCGAGGACTTGGCGATGCGCCTGGCGGAAGAACTGGTCCCCCGTTGGTATCGTGCGGCAGATTGGCTGCTTGCCCGGGAGGCTTTGGAGCCGATCCCCAATGTGCAGTTGACCGCTCCTCTACGGTCAATCTTGGCACTGGCACTGTTGGAGACCGGCGAGACAGAGCGAGGACGTGAGCTGGCACAGGAGCAGTTGCGGTCGCTTCCAACTCCCACGGCACACCTTACATTGAGTCTGGACTCTTATAGAACAGGAGATTTACCGGCAATGATTCAGCACATCGAGGCCGGTCTTGCCCTTGCAACGGAGCAGAGGGATGTCATTCAACTGCTGCGCTTTAAAGCCGCCTACCTGCAGGGAGTCAGTCGGATTGATGAAGGCTTGGCGGTAGCCGATGAAGCGGTCCAACGTGCGGAGGCAATGGGTGATGCTAGTCTAAAGATAGCCACACTCTCTATTAGAGCATACATTCTGGAACAGAAGCAGGAACGAGAGCTGGCATTACGCGATCACGAGCGCGCGTACCAAGCGGGTCAGCAGCTCGGCCTCACCAATCGCCTCATGCCAGTCGTGGACAGAATGGCACTGCTATATGTAGGCAAGGATCGTATTACCGAAGCGGTACAACTGCTGGAGAGCTTTTTGATTGCCTGCGAAAGAAATTACCCGATAGGCGTCCCAACCACGCAGCGCCGCCTCGCACAGGTTCGCCACGCACAGGGGAAAACAGATGATGGTGTTGTGATAGCACGACAAGCTTTTGAAGAACTGCTGCGTCAAGAGAATCCCAATACCGCGTCAGATGCCCTTGTCTATTTTTTCTATACGGAAGTGCTCCGCGGACAAAAGCTGGAGGCAACTTTAGCTTTTGATCGTATCCGAGTTCTACTTGGCGAGGAGAAGTCGAAATTATCGACTATCTCTTGGATAAGAAACAGAGAAGCCAACGCATACTTATCTTATGTAGACGGTCGATTAGACGACGCACTTAACTATTTGGATGAGGCCATCACAGAGAATTTAAAGGTTTACAATGTCAGAAATGTCTTATCAGAACTCCTTAAAGCAGAGATCAGACGCCGTGAGGGTCGTTTAACCCGTTCCGATGCAGACGCAGTGCTAGAGGCTCTACAGAAACGACCGGAAGACGTGGCTGAAGTTCGTATGGTCCACCCACATTTCGAGCCCCTGTTGCGGGAATTTGTCAAGCAAGGCTGGTCTACCTCAGTATTTAGAAGCCTTCTCGAACGATGCCTCATGACTGCTGAATCTGCCGCTCCGCAAGTGCATTTGGAGTTGACAACACTCGGGCGTGTTAAAGCGGCCGTGAACGACCAAGAGATCCGCTTAGGTCATGTGTCCGCCGTCGAGGCTCTGGTCTACCGAGTCTTACACCCTACAGCACGTCAGGACCAGCTTGCAGATGAAGTTTGGGGAGGCGCAGACCTCAAACGTGCTCGTCAATCCGGTCACACCGCCCGGAGTACCCTTAACGCCTCTTTTCGTGAGGCCGTGAAGAGCTTGGGCATCCCAATAGCGACCGACCTGATCCTGCCGAGCCAGGGCCGCCGTAATCCGGAATGGGTTCTCAACACCGCCGTACAAATTACTTGTGATGCTCTAACCATTGTAGAGAGCCGTGACCCAAAGGAAGTTTTGCGCTTGTACGGGGGACCGTTCCTCCCAGACAGTGCCAGCGAATGGGCCGGTCACTACCGCGAGGTCATTCACAAGCATGTCGTGCAGGTGCTTCATGAGGGGGCGGCTCATGTAGAACCTCACGACCCTCAGACGGCCCTCGCCTGGCTGGTGAAGGCGGCGGATTTGGCCCAAACACCGGAAGCGTTCGAGCGGGTGGTGAGGTTAAGTCGTCAAATGGGCGAATCGGCCCTTACGCGGGCCGCAGAACAGGCCATCCACTCCCTGAAGGCGGGAGAGGTAGCGATCCTCAGCCGCTTGTACTCGCTGAACTGA